A genomic window from Desulfovibrio gilichinskyi includes:
- a CDS encoding winged helix-turn-helix domain-containing protein, with amino-acid sequence MLKELFTSKTRIKLLLKLFLNPGVSSYLRELAAEFDVSPNAMKEELDGLSDAGYLNKKKEGRYIFYNANSSHPFFPEISSIVRKYIGIDQILEYILSTIGDVDSVYVLDDYAKGIDSGLIDVLIIGDDIDSDRIVDLCAKAEEAIQRKIRFMILGTEEFSKTSNIYLKRPNWKIV; translated from the coding sequence ATGTTAAAGGAACTATTTACATCAAAAACCAGAATCAAACTTCTGCTTAAGCTTTTCCTTAATCCTGGAGTATCCTCCTATTTAAGAGAACTGGCAGCAGAGTTTGATGTTTCTCCCAACGCAATGAAGGAAGAACTGGACGGCTTAAGTGACGCCGGATACCTGAACAAGAAAAAAGAAGGGCGTTACATATTCTACAACGCCAACTCCTCTCACCCCTTCTTTCCAGAAATCAGTTCAATCGTCCGTAAATATATCGGAATCGACCAAATCCTCGAATATATTCTCTCCACTATCGGGGATGTTGATTCTGTGTATGTCCTTGACGACTACGCCAAAGGAATTGATTCCGGCCTGATTGATGTCCTCATAATCGGAGACGACATTGATTCAGACAGGATCGTAGACCTTTGCGCCAAAGCGGAAGAAGCTATTCAGCGCAAAATCAGATTTATGATCCTCGGAACAGAAGAATTCTCAAAAACAAGTAATATTTATTTGAAACGACCAAATTGGAAGATCGTCTAA
- a CDS encoding glycosyltransferase family 2 protein produces the protein MKKKPILAIIIPCYNEEETLFFTSEKLLEILQKLIIQQQISSQSFLFFIDDGSKDKTWEIISSQSQKNPLVKGLKLSANAGHQNALLAGMFSTYAEVDCIISIDADLQDDIDIIPEMINEFQKGNEIVYGVRSDRKSDSLFKRKTAEWFYSFVQKLGLEIKPNHADFRLMSTKAVKALNEFEESNIFLRGICPKLGFQTSDVFYLRQKRVYGETKYPLAKMLSFAWNGISSFSIAPLRLSGLMGGLSLMVTLVLSISTFWEYLAGRTVPGWASIMIAILFLGSVQLLSIAILGEYIGKIFTEVKKRPRYIIEKKI, from the coding sequence TTGAAAAAAAAACCGATTTTAGCCATTATTATTCCTTGTTATAACGAAGAGGAAACACTCTTTTTTACTTCTGAAAAACTTTTGGAAATATTGCAAAAGTTAATTATACAACAACAAATATCCTCACAAAGTTTCCTTTTTTTTATAGATGATGGCAGCAAAGACAAAACTTGGGAAATTATAAGCTCTCAAAGCCAAAAAAATCCACTAGTAAAAGGGCTAAAGCTCTCAGCTAATGCAGGTCACCAAAATGCTCTCCTCGCGGGCATGTTTTCTACTTATGCCGAGGTTGATTGCATTATCTCTATTGACGCGGACCTGCAGGATGACATTGATATTATCCCAGAAATGATCAATGAATTCCAAAAAGGGAATGAGATCGTGTATGGCGTGCGATCGGACAGGAAAAGCGACTCACTGTTTAAACGCAAAACGGCAGAATGGTTTTATTCATTTGTTCAAAAATTAGGTTTAGAAATTAAACCTAATCATGCTGATTTTCGGCTTATGAGCACAAAAGCTGTTAAGGCATTAAATGAATTTGAAGAATCTAATATATTTTTGCGAGGAATTTGCCCAAAGCTTGGTTTTCAAACCTCAGATGTTTTTTATCTCCGTCAAAAAAGGGTTTATGGAGAGACGAAATATCCTTTGGCTAAAATGTTGAGTTTTGCTTGGAACGGAATATCATCATTTAGTATAGCTCCCTTGAGACTTTCAGGTCTTATGGGAGGGCTGTCACTTATGGTTACGTTAGTGCTTTCCATTTCAACATTTTGGGAATATTTGGCAGGCAGGACCGTTCCAGGTTGGGCCTCTATCATGATTGCAATCTTGTTTTTAGGATCTGTTCAACTTTTAAGCATAGCCATTCTTGGTGAATATATTGGGAAGATTTTTACAGAAGTAAAAAAACGGCCTCGATATATTATTGAAAAAAAAATATAG
- a CDS encoding methyltransferase domain-containing protein, with protein sequence MSSFSSKQFNMSYPNNIDCHYWTVARNKILCNELKKINFSGLALDVGCGRGVDVQKFRAAGFDFYGAEVGNPEPYFPNYEEILYYGQDSFDLNEDFRKEVEVLSFLDVLEHIKDPKTFLQKHFEYFPNAKWIIATVPARQELFSNYDTCFGHYKRYNLACCASLFSKNKILSIQYFFHLLYFPALFFKIFGIKRNTTISPPSKHIQKIHNFISKYFIYEAKFFPKKFVGSSILCVVKI encoded by the coding sequence GTGAGCTCTTTTTCCTCAAAGCAATTTAATATGTCATACCCAAATAACATTGACTGTCATTACTGGACTGTAGCCCGCAATAAGATCTTATGTAATGAACTTAAAAAAATAAACTTTTCAGGGTTAGCACTTGATGTTGGGTGTGGCAGAGGGGTCGATGTTCAAAAGTTTCGCGCTGCTGGATTCGATTTTTATGGAGCTGAAGTAGGAAATCCAGAGCCTTATTTTCCAAACTATGAAGAAATTCTTTATTATGGACAAGATTCTTTTGACTTAAACGAAGACTTTAGAAAAGAAGTAGAAGTCCTTTCTTTTCTGGATGTATTAGAACACATCAAAGATCCAAAAACATTTCTACAAAAACATTTTGAATATTTTCCTAATGCAAAATGGATAATTGCAACGGTTCCTGCACGGCAAGAGTTATTTTCTAACTATGATACTTGTTTTGGGCACTACAAAAGATATAACCTTGCATGTTGTGCCTCACTTTTTTCAAAAAATAAAATATTAAGCATCCAATATTTTTTCCATTTACTTTATTTCCCAGCTTTATTTTTTAAAATATTTGGAATAAAAAGAAATACTACGATTTCTCCTCCTTCTAAACACATACAAAAAATACATAATTTTATTTCAAAATATTTTATATATGAAGCAAAATTCTTTCCTAAAAAATTTGTAGGTTCTTCAATTTTATGTGTTGTAAAGATTTGA
- a CDS encoding GtrA family protein translates to MIKTIGVTFLKFSFVGVLNAIVGAIVYYTVLFSLKTSPTTAYVLCYITGIFFSYFANKAKTFKDNTPFCVKQLTSFIIINIFACLLSLAMLSLAINCFHVSSEIAYFFAIPASLVVNFIGNFFWTFKKS, encoded by the coding sequence TTGATTAAAACAATAGGTGTTACTTTTTTAAAGTTTTCTTTTGTTGGTGTGCTTAATGCAATTGTCGGAGCAATTGTTTACTACACTGTTTTATTTTCTCTGAAAACATCTCCTACTACAGCGTATGTACTCTGCTATATTACAGGAATTTTTTTTAGCTACTTTGCTAACAAAGCTAAAACATTCAAAGACAACACACCTTTCTGCGTTAAACAGCTAACATCATTTATAATTATAAATATTTTTGCTTGTTTATTATCGCTTGCAATGCTTTCACTTGCAATAAATTGTTTTCATGTATCCTCAGAAATTGCCTATTTTTTTGCCATACCAGCTTCACTTGTGGTAAACTTCATAGGAAACTTTTTCTGGACATTTAAGAAAAGCTAA
- a CDS encoding glucosyltransferase domain-containing protein, which translates to MEISKFDINSYIATQYEKISRSDKIAFLFSIFIGLCAHGAALLGFFINEDDNLGQFVGYFTSGRFFSDIVYGSIECQPFQFFQTFIFILLVAASGVLVAKLLSAKSTTTKSVIAGLIISYPAFSVGMTYTMVTLVYAVAIYFSILSVYFVNKDGWGNFFIGSVFLTLSLGTYQAYLSVTATLCTSVLLLFVLEHDMAQKNNLLLLLKKTGLFFLYAVVSGVFYIGAVKLSTLYHHAELGKNQGADRIGSIDVSFSALQKIYTAYTSFLNNHFFNMPSFFYTLLSILSILTIIVILCRSISQKSLQTKIVNIALSGFILFIILIMGFAVTFVAPFAEINILQTYGIMIIIALSVSIVAEFSNWTKNVVFVLALLMIMMFSNRNNAQYYKASLITRATLLTVNRIFSRVEEMKGFSADSKIAIVGNLPNDILKSEQSQPYNEISSGYSGNFVGLSRPNQSHKFSTIMSFLGYDVKHIEDDKDFLRACKMALHMPIYPQKGAIAIDGDLVVIKLNEPHLTIKPTLVGDRKYHFEYTPFSESKNLDYFWTVVDVTAQKGKNLSTSNPKLDIQFDTAGNTCYVIGVYVEKGTNEVIESTPYWFIVN; encoded by the coding sequence CCCAGTATGAAAAAATAAGTCGAAGTGATAAAATTGCATTTTTATTTTCTATTTTTATCGGATTATGTGCTCATGGAGCAGCTCTGCTAGGCTTCTTTATTAATGAAGATGACAACTTAGGGCAATTTGTCGGTTATTTTACTTCTGGAAGGTTTTTTTCAGATATTGTTTATGGCAGCATTGAATGTCAGCCATTTCAATTTTTTCAAACATTTATTTTTATATTACTCGTTGCAGCATCTGGGGTTTTAGTTGCTAAGCTGTTGTCTGCCAAATCAACAACAACAAAATCAGTTATAGCTGGATTAATTATTTCCTACCCGGCTTTTTCCGTCGGGATGACATACACAATGGTGACTCTTGTTTACGCTGTAGCTATTTATTTTTCTATACTATCTGTTTATTTTGTAAACAAAGATGGCTGGGGTAACTTTTTTATTGGTTCTGTTTTTCTTACTCTTTCTCTTGGAACATACCAAGCGTATTTATCCGTAACAGCTACTCTTTGCACCTCTGTCTTGCTTCTTTTTGTGTTGGAACATGATATGGCACAAAAAAATAATCTGCTTTTATTGCTTAAAAAAACGGGTCTCTTTTTCCTTTATGCTGTCGTTTCTGGAGTTTTTTACATTGGTGCGGTTAAACTATCTACACTTTATCATCATGCTGAATTAGGGAAGAATCAAGGAGCAGACAGAATTGGAAGTATTGATGTATCATTTTCCGCACTACAAAAAATTTACACGGCATATACCAGTTTTTTGAATAATCACTTTTTTAACATGCCAAGTTTTTTTTATACATTGCTTTCAATTCTTTCGATATTAACAATAATAGTGATTCTTTGCAGATCAATTTCTCAAAAATCCTTACAAACTAAAATAGTTAACATTGCATTGAGTGGATTTATTTTATTTATTATACTTATTATGGGTTTTGCGGTGACTTTTGTTGCTCCTTTTGCAGAAATAAATATTTTGCAGACATATGGAATAATGATCATAATTGCACTTTCAGTCTCAATTGTTGCAGAATTTTCAAATTGGACTAAAAATGTTGTTTTTGTTTTGGCTTTACTAATGATCATGATGTTTTCAAATAGAAATAATGCTCAATACTATAAAGCTTCACTAATAACTAGAGCAACTCTTTTGACTGTAAATCGCATTTTTTCGCGTGTTGAAGAAATGAAAGGTTTCTCTGCGGATTCGAAAATAGCAATTGTAGGTAATTTACCTAATGATATTTTAAAATCAGAACAATCTCAGCCTTATAATGAAATTAGCTCTGGTTATTCCGGTAATTTTGTGGGACTCAGCAGACCAAATCAAAGTCATAAATTTTCAACAATAATGTCTTTTTTAGGATATGATGTAAAGCATATTGAGGATGATAAAGACTTCCTAAGAGCTTGTAAAATGGCTTTACACATGCCTATATACCCTCAAAAAGGGGCAATTGCTATTGATGGAGATCTCGTTGTTATAAAGCTAAACGAGCCACATCTTACTATTAAACCGACACTTGTTGGTGATAGAAAATATCATTTCGAGTATACTCCTTTTTCTGAGAGTAAAAATTTAGACTATTTTTGGACTGTAGTTGATGTGACAGCTCAAAAAGGCAAGAATCTCTCCACCTCTAATCCTAAGTTGGACATTCAATTTGATACTGCTGGGAATACTTGTTATGTTATTGGAGTATATGTAGAAAAAGGAACCAATGAGGTTATTGAGTCGACCCCGTACTGGTTTATTGTTAACTAG